A stretch of the Geovibrio thiophilus genome encodes the following:
- a CDS encoding SPOR domain-containing protein — protein sequence MSDNRDNFGRKIQSVFLFFLLFGMAAYFFVYVTEKVSEPSKITIAQKPAEKPDEMTDPSTGGEIVYKLIDNGSVDVSERAAGEKPAGEEKKISAPLPFEEPEEKPAPPPVGKREPEKPKPAPVAEKKPAPAPKPVERKPEPPKPAVKPAEKKPEPKPVVKETPKPAVKGAYVLQLAAYKEEATAKAELNKLKKSFPDIYYVKIDLGAKGVWYRLRCSPSATYGEAQKKRDAVKAKYRLEPIIVKSDL from the coding sequence TTGTCGGACAACAGGGACAACTTCGGCAGGAAGATACAGTCGGTTTTTCTGTTTTTTCTGCTTTTCGGAATGGCGGCGTATTTCTTTGTTTATGTGACAGAGAAGGTGTCTGAACCGTCAAAAATAACAATCGCTCAGAAGCCTGCGGAAAAACCGGATGAAATGACGGATCCTTCCACCGGCGGTGAGATAGTCTACAAGCTTATCGACAACGGCAGTGTTGATGTTTCCGAAAGGGCGGCAGGGGAAAAACCCGCAGGAGAGGAGAAAAAAATATCCGCTCCGCTGCCTTTTGAGGAACCGGAGGAGAAGCCCGCCCCCCCTCCTGTCGGGAAGAGGGAGCCTGAAAAACCCAAACCGGCGCCTGTGGCAGAAAAGAAGCCGGCGCCTGCTCCAAAACCGGTTGAAAGGAAGCCGGAACCTCCGAAACCTGCGGTGAAGCCTGCTGAAAAAAAACCTGAGCCCAAGCCTGTCGTTAAGGAAACTCCCAAGCCCGCCGTTAAGGGCGCTTATGTGCTCCAGCTTGCCGCCTATAAGGAAGAGGCGACTGCGAAAGCCGAGCTGAACAAGCTGAAAAAGAGTTTTCCCGATATTTATTATGTTAAAATAGATTTAGGAGCAAAGGGTGTCTGGTACAGGCTCCGCTGCTCACCCAGCGCAACCTACGGGGAAGCGCAGAAAAAAAGGGATGCCGTAAAGGCGAAATACCGTCTTGAACCCATAATTGTAAAGTCGGATCTATGA
- a CDS encoding poly-beta-1,6-N-acetyl-D-glucosamine N-deacetylase PgaB produces MKRIILLFALLLPTYLYAGSVTLIEKTRPLLNGVQVFVLDPVYEKDPGRFFDEVKKQGGNTVFFRVFQNSSDRHHFLKDSECETGVYFRTEEACVADDLLAVMTEEAHKRGIRLYAWMATRTLSFLKTPLLMEKTFADGQGTGEGYGASIFMSAVRRKLVRLFEDLAAYDIDGILFQDDFIMRHREGASLSALHAYYMDTGVMLTSGDLFGCLERENRTKVSGGCNETYIPWAYWKAQKMADFFGELRQAVLVRNPSVRFAANIYYETPVDAMKGISWYSQSVDMLLDAGFDYLAVMSYHDQMAREMKLDYDGTKEYVNGMLESLVVNVDDKERILMKLQRVSWADKSGVDRGELEGICRLIDSYGSISKAIVPVNKASEIFGGCFR; encoded by the coding sequence ATGAAGCGGATAATACTGCTGTTTGCCCTGCTTTTGCCCACGTATCTGTATGCGGGCTCCGTTACCCTCATAGAGAAGACCCGCCCGCTTCTCAACGGTGTTCAGGTGTTTGTGCTTGACCCTGTTTATGAGAAGGATCCGGGAAGGTTCTTTGATGAGGTGAAGAAGCAGGGGGGGAACACGGTTTTCTTCCGTGTCTTCCAGAACTCATCAGACAGACACCATTTTCTCAAAGACAGTGAGTGCGAAACCGGAGTCTACTTCCGGACAGAAGAAGCCTGCGTGGCGGATGATCTCCTCGCCGTGATGACCGAAGAGGCACACAAACGGGGAATCAGACTTTACGCATGGATGGCTACCCGCACCCTCTCATTTCTTAAGACCCCTCTCCTCATGGAAAAAACCTTCGCGGACGGTCAGGGCACGGGCGAAGGTTACGGTGCGAGCATTTTCATGTCCGCAGTCAGGCGGAAGCTTGTTCGTCTTTTTGAGGATCTTGCCGCTTACGATATAGACGGAATCCTTTTTCAGGATGATTTTATAATGCGCCACAGGGAAGGGGCGAGCCTCTCCGCCCTGCATGCCTATTATATGGACACGGGGGTTATGCTCACTTCAGGCGACCTTTTCGGCTGCCTTGAAAGAGAGAACCGCACGAAGGTCTCCGGCGGCTGCAACGAGACCTATATTCCGTGGGCATACTGGAAAGCGCAGAAAATGGCGGACTTTTTCGGGGAGCTGAGGCAGGCTGTGCTGGTGCGCAATCCCTCCGTGCGTTTTGCAGCGAACATATACTACGAAACTCCAGTTGATGCCATGAAAGGGATAAGCTGGTACTCTCAGTCGGTGGATATGCTGCTGGACGCGGGGTTTGACTATCTGGCTGTGATGAGCTACCACGACCAGATGGCAAGAGAAATGAAACTGGATTATGACGGAACTAAGGAATATGTGAACGGAATGCTTGAGAGCCTTGTCGTTAATGTTGATGATAAAGAAAGAATTCTCATGAAGCTCCAGAGAGTTTCATGGGCGGATAAAAGCGGCGTAGACCGCGGAGAGCTTGAGGGTATATGCCGTCTGATTGACTCATACGGCAGTATCAGCAAGGCTATAGTGCCTGTGAATAAGGCATCCGAAATATTCGGCGGCTGTTTCAGGTAA
- the hemG gene encoding protoporphyrinogen oxidase: MKVGIIGGGIAGLSAAFWLSRVEGVSVTLFEKDDRLGGCIGTASENGFTIEAGPNGFLDSKPHTVQLFKDAGLGDRLLPSNDAARKRFIMRYGRIIRVPENAPAFLKTDLITFKGKLRLMGELLVPQKKDDKDETVAEFAVRRLGQEAADYMIAPMVSGVFAGDAAKLSLKSAFPVICELESKYGGLFKGMLKKPKKKSGPAGPGGVLTSYIGGLMQGINDLEEKCAGVEIIKGCTVNEVHKGENGFRLVTAGGEYYFDNIISAAPAYEAAKFFGTLDKELAEIMAGIPYSPAFVAGLGFNETDVKDELDGFGYLIPKLENKKILGALFTSSIFPSRRPKDKKLVRVIMGGDTDLGRSLMAKSDEELVDIAYDQIKDTLGITARPVHYRHFRWDKAIPQYYPGHAEKVKAVEDICGRIGGVYVGGNVLNGIALNDCTRRSLEITESITRSLEKQA, encoded by the coding sequence ATGAAAGTAGGTATCATCGGCGGAGGGATCGCGGGCTTGTCCGCGGCTTTCTGGCTTTCACGCGTGGAAGGGGTATCGGTCACTCTTTTTGAAAAAGATGACAGACTTGGCGGATGTATAGGAACCGCCAGTGAAAACGGGTTTACAATCGAAGCAGGTCCCAACGGCTTTCTGGACAGCAAGCCGCATACTGTACAGCTTTTTAAGGACGCAGGTCTGGGCGACAGGCTTCTGCCAAGCAATGACGCAGCACGCAAACGCTTCATCATGCGCTACGGCAGAATTATAAGAGTTCCTGAAAACGCTCCGGCGTTTTTAAAAACGGATCTGATTACTTTCAAAGGGAAACTCCGGCTGATGGGTGAGCTTCTTGTTCCTCAGAAGAAGGACGATAAGGATGAAACTGTAGCGGAGTTCGCTGTCCGCAGGCTTGGACAGGAAGCGGCGGATTACATGATAGCGCCGATGGTTTCAGGAGTTTTTGCGGGGGATGCGGCAAAGCTCAGTCTCAAATCGGCTTTTCCGGTAATCTGCGAGCTTGAGTCCAAATACGGCGGTCTCTTCAAGGGCATGCTTAAAAAACCTAAGAAGAAAAGCGGTCCGGCGGGTCCCGGAGGAGTTCTTACCTCTTACATCGGCGGACTGATGCAGGGCATAAATGACCTTGAGGAGAAGTGCGCAGGGGTTGAGATAATCAAGGGCTGCACCGTGAACGAGGTTCATAAGGGCGAAAACGGCTTCAGACTCGTTACTGCGGGGGGCGAATACTATTTTGACAATATAATCTCCGCCGCTCCGGCGTATGAGGCGGCTAAGTTTTTCGGCACGCTTGATAAGGAACTGGCGGAAATAATGGCGGGAATACCCTATTCCCCCGCGTTCGTGGCGGGTCTCGGGTTTAATGAGACAGATGTTAAGGACGAGCTGGACGGCTTCGGCTATCTCATTCCCAAGCTTGAGAATAAGAAAATTCTCGGCGCTCTTTTCACTTCCTCTATCTTCCCCTCCAGAAGACCGAAGGACAAAAAACTCGTCAGGGTTATCATGGGCGGAGACACGGATCTGGGCAGGTCTCTCATGGCGAAAAGCGATGAGGAGCTTGTGGATATAGCGTATGACCAGATCAAGGATACATTGGGTATAACAGCAAGACCGGTGCATTACAGGCATTTCCGCTGGGATAAAGCCATCCCGCAGTATTATCCGGGGCATGCCGAAAAGGTCAAGGCGGTTGAAGACATCTGCGGACGTATCGGCGGCGTGTACGTGGGCGGAAACGTTCTGAACGGCATAGCGCTCAACGACTGCACCCGCAGAAGCCTTGAAATAACCGAATCAATCACCCGTTCACTTGAAAAACAGGCTTAA
- the elbB gene encoding isoprenoid biosynthesis glyoxalase ElbB produces the protein MPKIGVVLSGCGVFDGAEIHEAVLTLYFLQKSGAETICMAPDIEQLHVVDHLRGEVAAGEKRNVLTEAARIARGNIKNLADVKVSDFDALIFPGGFGNAKNLTDFAVKGADCGINPDVLRIVRETVMAKKPLGAVCIAPVVIAKALEGTGIKTSVTIGSDSDTAHAVEALGTTHVNCPVKDFVADEKNKIVTSPAYMLGRSIPEVAEGIEKTVHKLLAMI, from the coding sequence ATGCCGAAGATCGGAGTTGTTTTAAGCGGCTGCGGAGTTTTTGACGGAGCCGAGATACACGAGGCGGTTCTTACACTCTATTTTCTCCAGAAGAGCGGCGCGGAAACAATCTGCATGGCGCCTGACATTGAACAGCTTCATGTTGTGGATCACCTCAGGGGTGAGGTCGCCGCGGGAGAAAAAAGAAATGTTCTCACTGAGGCGGCGCGCATCGCAAGGGGCAATATAAAAAATCTTGCTGACGTGAAAGTGAGTGATTTTGACGCACTCATATTTCCCGGCGGGTTCGGAAATGCGAAGAATCTCACTGATTTTGCGGTAAAAGGCGCCGATTGCGGCATCAACCCTGATGTCCTGCGCATAGTCCGTGAGACTGTTATGGCAAAAAAGCCTCTGGGCGCTGTGTGCATAGCTCCAGTGGTGATTGCGAAAGCCCTTGAGGGAACAGGCATAAAAACTTCCGTGACGATCGGCAGCGATTCGGACACAGCGCATGCTGTTGAAGCCCTCGGAACAACTCATGTGAACTGCCCTGTGAAGGATTTCGTGGCGGATGAAAAGAATAAAATAGTGACCTCTCCGGCTTACATGCTGGGGCGAAGCATACCGGAAGTTGCCGAAGGAATTGAGAAAACAGTGCATAAGCTTCTGGCAATGATATAA
- a CDS encoding TOBE domain-containing protein, with protein sequence MKIKGELGFDAADNFFISAGRINLLKAVAETGSISQAAKHVGLSYKAAWDAIQVMNEVSESPLVLKKTGGAGGGGAELSPYAVRLVASYDLVNNKLSVIMSEIQENIHDLDDLLIALRRLSVKTSVRNQYFGKIKEINLGQVSAEVIIAIKGGDEIAARITKTSVERLGLKVGGEAFAMIKASSVIIADPSVKDKLSVRNFLTGSVEDLDAGEVNAFVTIKLEGGSELTGVITKESLAALNLKKGGKISGAFKASSVIIGVND encoded by the coding sequence ATGAAAATTAAAGGTGAGTTGGGTTTTGATGCGGCGGATAATTTTTTTATCAGCGCAGGCAGAATAAACCTTCTTAAGGCTGTCGCCGAAACGGGATCAATATCTCAGGCGGCAAAGCATGTCGGACTCAGTTATAAGGCGGCATGGGACGCCATACAGGTGATGAATGAAGTGAGCGAGAGCCCGCTTGTCCTTAAAAAAACGGGCGGCGCGGGCGGCGGCGGCGCTGAGCTAAGTCCGTACGCGGTGAGGCTTGTCGCTTCTTACGATTTGGTAAACAATAAATTAAGCGTGATCATGTCCGAGATACAGGAGAACATCCATGATCTGGACGATCTTCTGATCGCGCTTCGGAGGCTGAGCGTGAAAACAAGCGTAAGGAACCAGTATTTCGGTAAAATTAAAGAGATTAATCTCGGTCAGGTCAGTGCGGAAGTGATCATCGCTATCAAGGGCGGAGACGAAATAGCCGCTAGGATCACAAAAACAAGCGTTGAAAGGCTCGGGCTTAAAGTCGGCGGAGAGGCTTTCGCCATGATAAAGGCTTCCTCAGTAATAATCGCAGACCCGTCCGTTAAGGATAAGCTCAGTGTGAGAAACTTCCTCACAGGTTCAGTGGAAGATCTTGACGCAGGTGAAGTCAATGCCTTCGTAACAATCAAGCTTGAAGGCGGAAGTGAGCTGACGGGTGTGATCACCAAGGAATCTCTTGCCGCACTCAACCTGAAAAAGGGCGGTAAAATATCAGGCGCCTTTAAAGCCTCCTCCGTCATAATAGGCGTCAACGACTAA
- a CDS encoding molybdenum ABC transporter ATP-binding protein: MLEIDVKKQLGQTFIDVNVQIPRTGITVFYGHSGAGKTSLINMIAGLLKPDQGRLSVNGKTFFDSDKKFSLPPEKRRCGYIFQDKRLFPYLSVKKNLLFGNGKRESSFGLDEAVRLLGIAHLMKRKPVFLSGGEAQRVAIGRALLSNPEIFLMDEPMSSLDSERKDELIPFIGKLPAASGIPVILVTHSYDEMIRLADYVVVLKGGKAVKCGTVNEVFHKPDKEICPYCSAQFTKKFVTPDRRLRVS, from the coding sequence ATGCTGGAGATTGATGTAAAAAAACAGCTTGGGCAGACATTTATCGATGTTAACGTGCAGATCCCCAGAACGGGTATAACTGTTTTTTACGGTCATTCCGGCGCAGGGAAAACCAGCCTGATAAATATGATCGCAGGGCTCCTTAAGCCGGATCAGGGGCGTTTATCCGTAAACGGAAAAACCTTTTTTGATTCAGACAAAAAATTCAGTCTTCCTCCCGAAAAACGCAGATGCGGCTACATCTTTCAGGACAAACGCCTTTTCCCTTATCTGTCGGTTAAGAAAAACCTTCTCTTCGGCAACGGAAAAAGGGAATCCTCCTTCGGGCTTGACGAGGCGGTGAGGCTTCTTGGCATAGCGCATCTTATGAAGCGCAAGCCTGTTTTTCTTTCCGGCGGAGAAGCGCAAAGGGTGGCGATAGGGCGGGCTCTGCTTTCAAATCCCGAAATTTTCCTTATGGATGAGCCAATGAGCTCACTCGATTCCGAAAGAAAGGATGAGCTTATCCCTTTCATAGGCAAGCTGCCCGCAGCGAGCGGCATCCCCGTTATTCTTGTCACCCATTCCTATGATGAAATGATACGTCTTGCGGATTATGTTGTTGTTCTCAAAGGCGGCAAGGCTGTGAAATGCGGTACTGTGAATGAGGTTTTCCACAAACCCGATAAGGAGATATGCCCTTACTGCTCCGCTCAGTTCACAAAAAAGTTTGTTACCCCTGACAGGCGGTTGAGGGTGTCGTAA
- the modA gene encoding molybdate ABC transporter substrate-binding protein, whose protein sequence is MLKKLIIVTVVFVMSSWAFAADEVTVAAGAGYRKLVTEMAAYCEQKEGIKVNMSFGNLGQVIAQVKASGLIPVVIGDKNFFTRAKLEITEFQPIGKGKLVLAWRKGIDIASVDEIATDKIKRLAIPNTENAIYGIAGTQYMAGKGLTDKVKDKLLVVATVPQVNSYVATGEVDAGFSNLTDTMGIADKIGGYIEINEGYAEIPIVAAFLKESEGNAAALRLKNCLADAESAKIAKKHGL, encoded by the coding sequence ATGCTCAAAAAACTTATAATAGTCACAGTTGTTTTTGTTATGTCCTCATGGGCGTTTGCTGCCGATGAAGTCACTGTCGCCGCAGGTGCGGGCTACAGAAAGCTTGTTACCGAGATGGCGGCGTACTGTGAACAGAAAGAAGGCATCAAGGTAAATATGTCCTTCGGCAACCTTGGTCAGGTTATCGCACAGGTTAAGGCAAGCGGGCTTATACCCGTTGTGATAGGAGATAAAAACTTCTTCACAAGAGCCAAGCTTGAAATAACCGAATTCCAGCCCATCGGTAAAGGCAAGCTTGTTCTTGCGTGGAGAAAGGGGATAGATATTGCGTCAGTTGATGAAATAGCTACGGACAAGATAAAACGTCTCGCCATCCCCAACACCGAAAACGCCATCTACGGCATAGCCGGAACTCAGTATATGGCGGGTAAAGGACTCACTGATAAGGTGAAGGACAAGCTTCTTGTGGTTGCGACTGTTCCGCAGGTGAACTCATACGTCGCCACAGGCGAGGTTGACGCCGGATTCTCAAACCTCACGGACACAATGGGCATAGCCGATAAAATAGGCGGCTACATCGAGATAAATGAAGGCTACGCTGAGATCCCCATAGTTGCCGCTTTCCTTAAAGAGAGCGAAGGCAATGCCGCCGCGCTCAGACTGAAAAACTGCCTCGCCGATGCCGAATCCGCAAAAATAGCCAAAAAACACGGATTATGA
- a CDS encoding molybdate ABC transporter permease subunit, whose amino-acid sequence MIDILNDENIAFSILLTARTCLAALVLHCAAGLLLGYYLGKKKGVLAGFVDFLVTLPLVFPPVGTGFILLYLLGRNGLIAALTGGAVSPDIIFTEKGVIIAAFIAGLPLVVKPVQSAIEREVLKLAEAARTLGKTEFQTFFLVVVPSVRRSLGAGLILAAGRSLGEVGITLMVGGNLIGKTNTVSLEIYNSVMDADFTGAAFLCILLGSISLAVFFSLKKLSAL is encoded by the coding sequence ATGATCGATATACTGAATGATGAAAACATAGCTTTCAGCATTCTGCTTACCGCCAGAACATGCCTTGCCGCGCTTGTGCTTCATTGCGCGGCGGGGCTTCTGCTCGGCTATTACCTCGGAAAAAAGAAGGGCGTGCTTGCGGGTTTTGTCGATTTTCTGGTGACTCTTCCTCTCGTGTTCCCTCCTGTCGGAACAGGTTTTATTCTGCTTTATCTTCTCGGGCGCAATGGGCTCATAGCCGCGCTCACGGGGGGCGCAGTCAGCCCGGACATCATTTTTACCGAAAAAGGCGTTATCATAGCGGCATTCATAGCCGGACTGCCTCTGGTGGTTAAGCCTGTGCAGTCCGCCATTGAGCGTGAGGTGCTTAAGCTCGCAGAAGCGGCGAGAACACTCGGCAAAACCGAATTTCAGACATTCTTCCTTGTGGTTGTGCCTTCTGTCAGGCGCAGCCTCGGTGCGGGGCTTATTCTGGCAGCGGGGAGAAGTCTGGGCGAAGTGGGGATAACGCTGATGGTGGGGGGCAACCTCATAGGTAAAACCAACACGGTTTCACTGGAGATTTACAATTCTGTTATGGATGCCGACTTTACCGGAGCGGCTTTTCTTTGTATACTGCTGGGAAGCATCTCTCTGGCGGTGTTTTTCTCGCTGAAAAAGCTCTCCGCTCTCTGA
- the modD gene encoding ModD protein has product MIIYDQLIERILSEDVPYGDITTEAMGISHIKGIMEFRARFDCVLGGVAEACAVLKKAGAEAEVLFQSGSRVEAGTLFMTAKGTAGELHAGWKAAQNIMEYASGIATRTREVVDSAKKGNPAVVVACTRKSLPGAKTLCMNAVEAGGAVPHRLGLSETFLLFENHTVFFKSEAEAYAALEKACAKLPEKKPAVEADSLDAALRAARAGAGNIQFDKVKPETLKEWIKLIKAEYPGIIIAAAGGVNASNAEEYARTGIDVAVTSSVYWGKPADIEVVMRPL; this is encoded by the coding sequence TTGATTATTTACGATCAGCTTATTGAAAGAATTCTGTCCGAAGATGTTCCGTACGGTGATATAACAACAGAAGCGATGGGCATTTCCCATATAAAAGGCATAATGGAGTTCAGGGCTCGGTTTGACTGTGTTCTGGGCGGAGTGGCGGAAGCCTGCGCAGTGCTGAAAAAAGCCGGAGCCGAAGCGGAAGTCCTTTTTCAAAGCGGAAGCAGGGTGGAAGCGGGAACGCTGTTTATGACCGCTAAGGGCACGGCGGGAGAACTTCACGCAGGCTGGAAAGCTGCGCAGAACATCATGGAATATGCCTCGGGCATCGCAACCCGCACGAGAGAAGTTGTGGACAGCGCTAAAAAAGGGAACCCCGCCGTTGTGGTCGCCTGCACACGCAAGAGCCTCCCCGGGGCTAAGACTCTCTGTATGAACGCTGTTGAGGCGGGCGGAGCTGTTCCGCACAGGCTGGGGCTTTCGGAAACCTTCCTGCTGTTTGAGAACCACACTGTTTTTTTTAAATCCGAAGCTGAGGCTTATGCCGCTCTGGAAAAAGCCTGCGCCAAGCTTCCCGAAAAGAAGCCGGCAGTGGAGGCTGATTCACTTGATGCCGCTCTCAGAGCCGCAAGAGCCGGAGCGGGCAATATTCAGTTTGATAAGGTCAAGCCTGAAACACTGAAAGAATGGATAAAGCTGATAAAGGCTGAATATCCGGGCATAATCATAGCAGCAGCAGGCGGAGTAAACGCCTCGAACGCAGAGGAGTATGCCCGCACAGGGATAGACGTGGCTGTCACGTCATCAGTTTACTGGGGCAAGCCCGCCGATATTGAAGTGGTCATGCGTCCCCTTTGA
- the surE gene encoding 5'/3'-nucleotidase SurE, translated as MKILLTNDDGIYSDGIYQLYLKLSEFADVTVVAPLTEQSAVGHAITIYDPLRTEEFYRYGKFFGTAVKGTPADCVKIALSNILAEKPDLVVSGINHGANVATNVIYSGTVSAATEGAMLGIKSIAVSLASKRYRNFEPAAKVGAFFAKKLYNMNADNGMLLNINVPSLEYEDLKGWKYAIQGDTKFLDSFAVREDPKGNRYFWLTGEEYKRDEREESDDYVISRGYVSVTPLMFDMTHHGLYNKLKSTEDGGEIN; from the coding sequence ATGAAAATTCTGCTTACAAACGATGACGGAATCTACTCCGACGGCATATACCAGCTTTATCTCAAGCTGTCTGAGTTTGCGGATGTCACCGTTGTCGCCCCGCTCACGGAGCAGTCCGCCGTGGGGCACGCAATCACTATTTACGATCCTCTCCGCACTGAGGAATTTTACAGATACGGAAAATTCTTCGGCACGGCGGTAAAGGGAACCCCTGCCGACTGTGTGAAGATAGCACTCTCCAATATACTCGCCGAAAAGCCTGACCTTGTGGTCTCAGGCATTAACCACGGGGCAAATGTCGCTACTAATGTCATATATTCCGGCACTGTTTCCGCCGCAACCGAAGGCGCCATGCTCGGCATAAAGTCTATCGCTGTGAGCCTTGCCTCCAAGAGATACCGGAACTTTGAGCCTGCGGCGAAAGTCGGCGCATTTTTTGCGAAAAAGCTGTACAATATGAACGCTGATAACGGAATGCTGCTCAATATTAATGTTCCATCACTCGAATATGAAGACCTGAAAGGCTGGAAATACGCCATTCAGGGAGATACTAAGTTTCTGGACAGCTTCGCTGTAAGGGAAGACCCGAAGGGGAACAGATACTTCTGGCTCACTGGCGAGGAGTACAAAAGAGACGAGCGTGAGGAATCGGACGATTATGTGATCTCTCGGGGATATGTGAGCGTCACTCCTCTTATGTTTGATATGACGCATCACGGGCTTTATAATAAATTAAAATCAACGGAGGACGGCGGTGAAATTAACTAG